A genomic segment from Nicotiana tabacum cultivar K326 chromosome 9, ASM71507v2, whole genome shotgun sequence encodes:
- the LOC107767815 gene encoding 26S proteasome regulatory subunit S10B homolog B-like: MSEGEDVVRRRNAVAEYRRKLLQHKELESRIRTVRENLRASKKEYNKTEDDLKSLQSVGQIIGEVLRSLDQERMIVKASSGPRYVVGYRNKLDKETLTSGTRVVLDMTTLTIMRALPREVDPVVYNMLHEDPGNISYSAVGGLSDQIRELRESIELPLMNPELFLRVGIKPPKGVLLYGPPGTGKTLLARAIASNIDANFLKIVSSAIIDKYIGESARLIREMFNYARDHQPCIIFMDEIDAIGGRRFSEGTSADREIQRTLMELLNQLDGFDQLGKVKMIMATNRPDVLDPALLRPGRLDRKIEIPLPNEQSRMDILKIHAAGIAKHGEIDYEAVVKLAEGFNGADLRNVCTEAGMSAIRAERDYVIHEDFMKAVRKLNEAKKLESSAHYSADFGKD, encoded by the exons ATGAGCGAAGGAGAAGACGTGGTGCGACGCCGCAACGCGGTGGCAGAATACCGGAGAAAGCTTCTCCAGCACAAAGAACTCGAATCCAGAATCCGAACCG TCAGGGAGAATTTAAGAGCATCAAAGAAAGAATACAACAAAACAGAGGATGATTTGAAGTCGCTTCAGAGCGTTGGACAGATTATCGGCGAAGTTCTTCGCTCTCTCGACCAAGAACGAA TGATTGTAAAAGCAAGCAGTGGCCCCAGGTATGTTGTTGGGTACCGTAATAAACTTGACAAGGAAACACTGACCTCTGGAACAAGAGTGGTTCTTGACATGACAACTCTCACAATCATGCGTGCCCTCCCGCGTGAG GTTGATCCAGTTGTTTATAACATGCTCCATGAAGATCCGGGAAATATTAGTTACTCTGCTGTAGGTGGTTTGTCAGATCAAATTCGTGAACTTAGGGAATCCATTGAGCTACCTCTTATGAATCCTGAGCTGTTCCTCAGAGTTGGAATCAAACCTCCCAAG GGTGTTCTGCTCTACGGCCCCCCTGGTACTGGCAAGACTTTGTTAGCTAGAGCCATTGCTAGTAATATTGATGCCAACTTTTTGAAG ATCGTATCTAGTGCCATTATTGATAAGTATATTGGTGAAAGTGCAAGATTGATAAGGGAGATGTTCAATTATGCACGCGATCATCAG CCCTGCATAATCTTTATGGATGAGATTGATGCAATCGGTGGACGACGTTTTAGTGAGGGAACAAGTGCTGACCGGGAAATTCAAAGAACACTGATGGAGTTACTCAATCAGCTTGATGGGTTTGATCAGCTTGGCAAG GTAAAAATGATTATGGCAACAAACCGGCCTGATGTTCTTGATCCTGCACTTCTTCGTCCGGGTCGTCTAGACAGGAAGATAGAAATACCATTGCCAAATGAGCAGTCGAGGATGGATATTCTCAAAATTCATGCTGCTGGAATTGCAAAACATGGTGAGATTGATTATGAAGCTGTCGTTAAGCTCGCAGAG GGCTTCAATGGAGCTGACCTCCGTAATGTATGTACTGAGGCTGGCATGTCAGCTATTCGTGCAGAAAGAGATTATGTTATACATGAAGATTTTATGAAG GCTGTTCGTAAACTGAATGAAGCAAAGAAACTTGAATCAAGTGCACATTACAGTGCTGATTTTGGAAAAGACTAG
- the LOC107767817 gene encoding jacalin-related lectin 3 isoform X1 — MSLENHGKQIISVGPWGGDNGLHWDDGVYSTIRQLEIAHGTGVDSLKVEYDKNGTSVWSEKHGGSGGAKTDKVRLNYPDEFLTCLHGYYGSLHERGSVFVRSLTFQSNKRTYGPYGVQQGTYFTLPISRGKVVGFHGKSGWYLDAIGVYVEPIHKSLPTNSLVQSQQHHSIVHSQQSVVQGFENYEYSMIQGSLGKNFDLIVAVRHKDENSNILPPTTLSRQTSGSDHDSGSTGPNKKVATIEKVPSKSVKGVVTYCPWGGSGGSVFDDGIYDGVRQIYLSRNVGIVSIRACYDKNGEPVWGNKNGGTGGFKTERIIFDYPSEILTHITGYYGPAMIMGPNIIQSLTFHTTKGKHGPYGEEQGQQFSTKLKEGIIVGFHGRKGLFLDALGVHVLEGKVVPCLPPSPAPNSIKPGAASVPSLPAPAPPKSIKPDAATVPSLPAPAPPKSVKPKAAFVTEVDDRPQWSFKLGKKGLTEETKKEKGQIKWIGGVQRIVKDPAPYGPGPWGGDGGKPWDDGVFTGIKQIILTQSSEGICCIEIEYDRNGQSVWSVKHGANAGKCTNRVKLEYPHEVLTCITGFYGPISKDMGLKVIKSLTFHTTRRKFGPFGEELGTYFTSATTEGKVVGFHGRSGMYLDAIGVHMQHWLGNQKTSKHSLMKMFH; from the exons ATG AGTTTAGAGAATCATGGAAAACAGATCATTTCAGTTGGGCCATGGGGAGGTGACAATGGATTGCACTGGGATGATGGAGTTTATTCCACCATAAGGCAACTGGAAATAGCTCATGGAACAGGAGTTGATTCTCTTAAGGTTGAATATGACAAAAATGGAACCTCAGTGTGGTCAGAGAAGCATGGTGGCAGTGGAGGTGCTAAAACTGACAAG GTAAGACTTAATTATCCAGATGAGTTTCTAACTTGTCTGCATGGATATTATGGTAGCTTACACGAAAGGGGGTCAGTTTTTGTGCGATCACTTACATTCCAAAGCAATAAAAGAACATATGGACCATATGGTGTCCAGCAAGGAACATATTTCACTCTTCCAATTTCTAGAGGAAAAGTTGTTGGCTTCCATGGAAAATCTGGCTGGTATCTTGATGCTATTGGAGTATACGTAGAGCCTATTCATAAATCTTTGCCGACTAATTCTCTAGTTCAATCTCAGCAACACCATTCTATCGTTCATTCCCAACAAAGTGTTGTCCAAGGGTTTGAGAATTATGAATACTCAATGATACAAGGAAGTCTCGGTAAAAATTTTGATCTAATTGTTGCAGTTAGACACAAAGACGAGAACAGTAACATTTTACCTCCAACCACACTTTCAAGACAAACTTCTGGTTCTGATCATGATTCCGGTTCAActggaccaaataaaaag GTGGCAACTATTGAGAAAGTCCCGTCGAAAAGTGTCAAGGGTGTTGTCACATATTGTCCTTGGGGTGGAAGTGGGGGGAGTGTTTTTGATGATGGAATCTATGATGGTGTTAGGCAGATTTACTTGTCACGCAATGTGGGAATCGTTTCGATAAGAGCTTGCTATGACAAAAATGGAGAACCAGTTTGGGGAAACAAAAATGGTGGTACTGGTGGATTTAAAACTGAGAGG ATAATATTTGATTATCCATCAGAGATTTTGACACACATCACAGGCTACTATGGACCAGCCATGATTATGGGTCCTAACATTATTCAATCACTAACTTTTCATACCACAAAAGGCAAACATGGACCTTATGGAGAAGAACAAGGGCAACAATTTTCAACCAAATTGAAAGAAGGGATTATTGTTGGATTTCATGGGAGAAAAGGATTGTTTCTTGATGCACTTGGTGTTCATGTGTTGGAAGGAAAAGTTGTTCCATGTTTACCCCCTTCCCCGGCCCCCAACTCCATCAAACCAGGTGCAGCGTCTGTCCCATCTTTACCTGCCCCAGCTCCCCCCAAATCCATCAAACCAGATGCAGCAACTGTCCCATCTTTACCTGCACCGGCTCCCCCCAAATCCGTCAAACCAAAAGCAGCATTTGTCACTGAGGTTGATGATAGACCACAGTGGTCTTTTAAACTGGGAAAGAAAGGACTCACTGAGGAG actaaaaaggaaaagggACAGATAAAATGGATCGGA GGAGTGCAAAGGATAGTGAAAGATCCAGCACCatatggacctggtccatggggTGGAGATGGTGGGAAGCCATGGGATGATGGAGTTTTCACTGGGATCAAACAGATAATCCTAACACAATCATCAGAAGGCATTTGCTGTATCGAAATTGAGTACGATCGAAATGGACAATCTGTTTGGTCAGTAAAACATGGTGCAAATGCTGGGAAATGCACAAATAGG GTAAAGTTAGAGTATCCTCATGAAGTACTAACTTGCATCACTGGATTCTATGGTCCTATAAGCAAAGATATGGGGTTGAAAGTGATAAAATCACTGACTTTTCACACCACTAGAAGGAAGTTTGGTCCCTTTGGGGAGGAACTAGGAACATATTTCACTTCAGCAACAACAGAAGGTAAAGTGGTAGGATTTCATGGGAGGAGTGGAATGTATTTGGATGCAATTGGAGTGCATATGCAACACTGGTTAGGCAATCAGAAAACCTCCAAGCATTCTCTTATGAAGATGTTCCATTGA
- the LOC107767817 gene encoding jacalin-related lectin 3 isoform X2 — translation MSLENHGKQIISVGPWGGDNGLHWDDGVYSTIRQLEIAHGTGVDSLKVEYDKNGTSVWSEKHGGSGGAKTDKVRLNYPDEFLTCLHGYYGSLHERGSVFVRSLTFQSNKRTYGPYGVQQGTYFTLPISRGKVVGFHGKSGWYLDAIGVYVEPIHKSLPTNSLVQSQQHHSIVHSQQSVVQGFENYEYSMIQGSLGKNFDLIVAVRHKDENSNILPPTTLSRQTSGSDHDSGSTGPNKKVATIEKVPSKSVKGVVTYCPWGGSGGSVFDDGIYDGVRQIYLSRNVGIVSIRACYDKNGEPVWGNKNGGTGGFKTERIIFDYPSEILTHITGYYGPAMIMGPNIIQSLTFHTTKGKHGPYGEEQGQQFSTKLKEGIIVGFHGRKGLFLDALGVHVLEGKVVPCLPPSPAPNSIKPGAASVPSLPAPAPPKSIKPDAATVPSLPAPAPPKSVKPKAAFVTEVDDRPQWSFKLGKKGLTEEGVQRIVKDPAPYGPGPWGGDGGKPWDDGVFTGIKQIILTQSSEGICCIEIEYDRNGQSVWSVKHGANAGKCTNRVKLEYPHEVLTCITGFYGPISKDMGLKVIKSLTFHTTRRKFGPFGEELGTYFTSATTEGKVVGFHGRSGMYLDAIGVHMQHWLGNQKTSKHSLMKMFH, via the exons ATG AGTTTAGAGAATCATGGAAAACAGATCATTTCAGTTGGGCCATGGGGAGGTGACAATGGATTGCACTGGGATGATGGAGTTTATTCCACCATAAGGCAACTGGAAATAGCTCATGGAACAGGAGTTGATTCTCTTAAGGTTGAATATGACAAAAATGGAACCTCAGTGTGGTCAGAGAAGCATGGTGGCAGTGGAGGTGCTAAAACTGACAAG GTAAGACTTAATTATCCAGATGAGTTTCTAACTTGTCTGCATGGATATTATGGTAGCTTACACGAAAGGGGGTCAGTTTTTGTGCGATCACTTACATTCCAAAGCAATAAAAGAACATATGGACCATATGGTGTCCAGCAAGGAACATATTTCACTCTTCCAATTTCTAGAGGAAAAGTTGTTGGCTTCCATGGAAAATCTGGCTGGTATCTTGATGCTATTGGAGTATACGTAGAGCCTATTCATAAATCTTTGCCGACTAATTCTCTAGTTCAATCTCAGCAACACCATTCTATCGTTCATTCCCAACAAAGTGTTGTCCAAGGGTTTGAGAATTATGAATACTCAATGATACAAGGAAGTCTCGGTAAAAATTTTGATCTAATTGTTGCAGTTAGACACAAAGACGAGAACAGTAACATTTTACCTCCAACCACACTTTCAAGACAAACTTCTGGTTCTGATCATGATTCCGGTTCAActggaccaaataaaaag GTGGCAACTATTGAGAAAGTCCCGTCGAAAAGTGTCAAGGGTGTTGTCACATATTGTCCTTGGGGTGGAAGTGGGGGGAGTGTTTTTGATGATGGAATCTATGATGGTGTTAGGCAGATTTACTTGTCACGCAATGTGGGAATCGTTTCGATAAGAGCTTGCTATGACAAAAATGGAGAACCAGTTTGGGGAAACAAAAATGGTGGTACTGGTGGATTTAAAACTGAGAGG ATAATATTTGATTATCCATCAGAGATTTTGACACACATCACAGGCTACTATGGACCAGCCATGATTATGGGTCCTAACATTATTCAATCACTAACTTTTCATACCACAAAAGGCAAACATGGACCTTATGGAGAAGAACAAGGGCAACAATTTTCAACCAAATTGAAAGAAGGGATTATTGTTGGATTTCATGGGAGAAAAGGATTGTTTCTTGATGCACTTGGTGTTCATGTGTTGGAAGGAAAAGTTGTTCCATGTTTACCCCCTTCCCCGGCCCCCAACTCCATCAAACCAGGTGCAGCGTCTGTCCCATCTTTACCTGCCCCAGCTCCCCCCAAATCCATCAAACCAGATGCAGCAACTGTCCCATCTTTACCTGCACCGGCTCCCCCCAAATCCGTCAAACCAAAAGCAGCATTTGTCACTGAGGTTGATGATAGACCACAGTGGTCTTTTAAACTGGGAAAGAAAGGACTCACTGAGGAG GGAGTGCAAAGGATAGTGAAAGATCCAGCACCatatggacctggtccatggggTGGAGATGGTGGGAAGCCATGGGATGATGGAGTTTTCACTGGGATCAAACAGATAATCCTAACACAATCATCAGAAGGCATTTGCTGTATCGAAATTGAGTACGATCGAAATGGACAATCTGTTTGGTCAGTAAAACATGGTGCAAATGCTGGGAAATGCACAAATAGG GTAAAGTTAGAGTATCCTCATGAAGTACTAACTTGCATCACTGGATTCTATGGTCCTATAAGCAAAGATATGGGGTTGAAAGTGATAAAATCACTGACTTTTCACACCACTAGAAGGAAGTTTGGTCCCTTTGGGGAGGAACTAGGAACATATTTCACTTCAGCAACAACAGAAGGTAAAGTGGTAGGATTTCATGGGAGGAGTGGAATGTATTTGGATGCAATTGGAGTGCATATGCAACACTGGTTAGGCAATCAGAAAACCTCCAAGCATTCTCTTATGAAGATGTTCCATTGA
- the LOC107767816 gene encoding peroxidase 9-like, with amino-acid sequence METLYINLHKNLCFLRVNHPMASLKLVFTLAIMMSFLSSAMSQALSSWGGGLFPEFYQLSCPQANEIVMSVLEEAIAKDPRMAASLLRLHFHDCFVQGCDASILLDKTSAFKSEKDAGPNKNSIRGFEVIDQIKARLEQVCPHTVSCADILALAARDSTVLSGGPHWEVPLGRRDSKIANLKKANTNIPAPNSTIQNLITLFARQGLSEEDLVALSGAHTIGMARCVSFRQRLYNQNGDNLPDATLEKTYYTRLKTACPRRGRDNNISPLDFTSPVRFDNTYFKLLLWGKGLLNSDQVLLTGKVKKTKELVKSYAENEALFFHHFAKSMVKMGNITPLTGLKGDIRKNCRRLN; translated from the exons ATGGAAACTCTCTATATAAATTTGCACAAAAACTTGTGTTTCTTAAGAGTCAATCACCCAATGGCTTCTCTCAAACTTGTTTTTACACTTGCTATAATGATGTCTTTTCTCTCCTCTGCCATGTCCCAAGCTCTTTCCAGCTGGGGTGGTGGTCTTTTTCCAGAATTTTACCAGTTGTCGTGCCCACAAGCGAACGAGATAGTCATGTCTGTTTTGGAAGAGGCTATTGCTAAAGATCCAAGAATGGCTGCTTCTTTGCTTAGACTTCACTTTCATGACTGCTTTGTCCAG GGCTGTGATGCATCAATATTACTAGACAAGACTAGTGCATTCAAAAGTGAAAAAGATGCAGGACCAAACAAGAATTCCATCAGGGGATTTGAAGTGATTGATCAGATCAAAGCTAGACTTGAGCAAGTTTGCCCTCACACTGTCTCCTGTGCAGACATTCTAGCCCTTGCTGCTCGCGACTCCACTGTTCTA AGTGGAGGACCACATTGGGAAGTGCCACTAGGAAGAAGAGACTCAAAGATAGCAAACCTCAAGAAAGCAAACACAAACATTCCTGCACCAAATTCCACCATCCAAAACCTCATAACACTTTTCGCGCGACAAGGCCTTAGTGAAGAAGATCTTGTTGCTCTTTCTG GAGCGCACACCATAGGGATGGCAAGATGTGTATCATTTAGGCAAAGGCTATACAATCAAAATGGTGACAACTTGCCAGATGCAACACTTGAGAAAACTTACTACACTCGTTTAAAAACAGCTTGTCCCAGAAGAGGGAGAGACAATAACATTTCCCCTCTAGATTTCACATCACCAGTCAGATTTGACAATACATATTTCAAGCTGTTGCTGTGGGGCAAAGGACTTTTGAACTCAGATCAAGTGCTACTGACTGGGAAAGTAAAAAAGACCAAGGAATTAGTGAAGAGCTATGCTGAAAATGAGGCACTTTTCTTCCATCATTTTGCAAAGTCAATGGTCAAAATGGGGAACATCACTCCACTTACTGGATTGAAGGGTGACATTAGGAAGAATTGTCGCAGACTTAACTAA